One Cervus canadensis isolate Bull #8, Minnesota chromosome 1, ASM1932006v1, whole genome shotgun sequence genomic window carries:
- the LOC122449984 gene encoding cyclin-dependent kinase 4 inhibitor C, translated as MAEPWGNELASAAARGDLEQLTSLLQNNVNVNAQNGFGRTALQVMKLGNPEIARRLLLRGANPDLKDRTGFAVIHDAARAGFLDTLQTLLEFQADVNIEDNEGNLPLHLAAKEGHLPVVEFLVKHTACKVGHRNHQGDTACDLARLYRRNEVVSLMEGNRAEGAANLQ; from the coding sequence ATGGCCGAGCCTTGGGGGAACGAGTTGGCGTCCGCAGCTGCCAGGGGGGACCTAGAGCAACTTACTAGTTTGTTGCAAAATAATGTAAACGTCAATGCACAAAATGGATTTGGAAGGACTGCGCTGCAGGTTATGAAACTTGGAAATCCGGAGATTGCCAGGAGACTACTACTTAGAGGTGCTAATCCCGATTTGAAAGACCGAACTGGTTTCGCTGTCATTCACGATGCGGCCAGAGCAGGTTTCCTGGACACTTTACAGACTTTGCTGGAGTTTCAAGCTGATGTTAACATCGAGGATAATGAAGGGAACCTGCCCTTGCACTTGGCTGCCAAAGAAGGCCACCTCCCCGTGGTGGAGTTCCTTGTGAAGCATACGGCCTGCAAAGTGGGGCATCGGAACCATCAGGGGGACACCGCCTGCGACTTGGCCAGGCTCTACCGGAGAAACGAGGTCGTTAGCCTGATGGAGGGAAACCGGGCGGAGGGAGCTGCGAATCTGCAATGA